The Malus domestica chromosome 06, GDT2T_hap1 genome has a segment encoding these proteins:
- the LOC103437370 gene encoding nucleoside diphosphate kinase III, chloroplastic/mitochondrial-like, whose protein sequence is MRSQICRSASRAARSVLSAPKASSRSYSEGRAVATAAAVALGSKAPFFASSFGRAGSDSASKRWISGALAVPAAAYMLVDQEVHAAELERTFIAIKPDGVQRGLIAEIISRFERKGFKLVGIKVVVPTKDFAQKHYHDLKERPFFSGLCDFLSSGPVIAMVWEGEGVIKYGRKLIGATDPQKSEPGTIRGDLAVVVGRNIIHGSDGPETAKDEINLWFKPNELVSYTSNQEKWIYGEN, encoded by the exons ATGAGGTCTCAGATTTGCAGATCCGCTTCCAGAGCTGCGAGGTCCGTCCTCTCTGCTCCCAAGGCCTCCTCCCGCTCCTACTCCG AAGGGCGAGCTGTAGCTACCGCAGCAGCAGTAGCGTTGGGCTCGAAGGCTCCTTTCTTTGCTTCAAGTTTTGGAAGAGCTGGTTCTGACAGTGCATCTAAAAGATGGATTTCTGGAGCCCTTGCCGTTCCTGCAGCAG CTTACATGCTCGTCGACCAGGAGGTTCATGCTGCAGAG TTGGAACGCACTTTCATTGCTATCAAGCCAGATGGAGTTCAAAGAGGACTG attgCAGAAATCATATCTCGATTTGAGCGGAAAGGTTTTAAACTTGTAGGCATTAAAGTGGTTGTTCCTACAAAGGATTTTGCGCAAAAGCATTATCATGATCTGAAGGAGAGACCATTCTTTAGCGGCCTCTGCGACTTCCTTAGTTCCGGCCCTGTCATTGCAATG GTTTGGGAAGGAGAGGGTGTGATCAAGTACGGTAGAAAACTTATTGGAGCTACAGACCCCCAAAAATCAGAACCCGGAACTATCAGAGGCGATCTAGCTGTTGTTGTCGGAAG AAACATCATCCACGGCAGCGATGGTCCGGAGACTGCCAAGGATGAAATCAACTTGTGGTTTAAACCAAATGAGTTGGTTAGTTACACCAGCAACCAAGAGAAGTGGATCTATGGAGAAAACTAa